One region of Ictalurus punctatus breed USDA103 chromosome 6, Coco_2.0, whole genome shotgun sequence genomic DNA includes:
- the f5 gene encoding coagulation factor V, which produces MKFSLWPVALYALALLSFLSQCATALERHYYIAAVNINWDYTTNGTQSVGPIYRKTVYREYDPGFKKAKTTPWSGLLGPTLHGQVGDTIIVTFRNMADHPCSIHSHGIAYGKQSEGALYFDNTSQFEKEDDVIFPGKEHTYYWEVTPEVAPHAADPPCVTYTYFSHNDIVKDYNTGLIGTLLICKNGSLDESGKQVHFHQEFTLLFGVFDESNTWYSKRDAPLQENVKYTINGFTNGTVPDLNVCAHSKVTWHLIGMSSEPELFSVHFNGQVLQQSGHKVSSIGIISSTATSAEMVAIYPGRWLLSSHISKHLEAGMHGFLNVNTCEEFIAPKRKLTIQQRRESQEWIYYIAAEEIIWDYAPNLPDNVDRDFRSTYLKQGIGRIGKKYKKAVFTQYTDESFKERAEQKQRKKELGILGPVIRAQIRDIIKIVFKNKASRPYSIYPHGLTIDKAAEGANYPEGGYQSHAVQPGETYTYVWRVIEEDEPLNSDSRCLTRMYHSAVNTPRDIASGLVGPLLICKSQSLSTRNVQLRADKEQHAMFAVFDENKSWYLNENIITYCGEPKNVKPDDLEFYKSNVMHTINGYVYESGQVLGFCNGEIATWHVSSVGEQDDIQTATFYGHTFELNNKEEDILSLFPMTGETISMNMANIGVWLMASLNTHETQKGLRVKFQDVECFRDYVVENSYNYDDYDPVPEVPETFSVWKPIDETVLKKEKSKSKPSTTAVIDPDSDDYAVLLGIRSQKYTSENDMEELDLSILDTTDDTLLHTDVTQNITHLGFEFDDNNLTTKAVQNESTIESPIKLSLESAPANSRISGTNRITTFPHNVSLLQNIDGEITSENKHNTSLVTEEIRPLLSTQTSKTHKENVTEAQTLEFLMMNSVEVVDDNDRSRDNIFIYSVPAPNSHISITDVEDMKDFVLLDNVERIETKSHKHLVEYNISPTELPNKSILEQLEDAQELNHTNKNSESLYEISQEVNNPKVVSDFTLKVIQELNGTQVDSEFSVDEAKKLNNTQVDSEFSVDEAKKLNNTQVISEFSVEEQKELNSTQADYEFSVEEDKELNSTRVDYEFSVEGEKELNSTQLDYTFSVEEDKELNSTQVDYTFSVEEDKELNSTQVDSEFSVSENKELNSTQVDSEFSVSEDKELNNTQVDFEFSVDEDKEVNNTQVDSEFSVQENIRHITQEEVRELTSTQDYPYSNIQKSNNMLYGSDTFLGRESIERTNFPQNDTFSAIVPFTDYAHNETMTSKVSNLWTSSEELNSESLKNTSFSNGIFNLSSAESNSSHTNILLPDSNSEQFTPEKSLNEVVIYLKDSNNTMVILTTPLDTQAKNWSYDSKHELVPVKFADYMNKYITDKQPNSANEEKKKVHLQRVTPMKGYGMKTKKKKAYKPQLRSDISPRSFSPRGFAPSQLTPRTTKPNFSEEDILPKAIVLGIPRNDFNDYEIYVPRDDLDFDNENTHDEKEEYEYVEYKDPYGKPPQTETDVLDEVTKYSLQMAGSKTRVYFITAEEVNWDYAGYGQRREDKASVKERPTLFKKVLFRSYLDSSFTTPDSRGEVEEHLGIMGPVIKAEVDETIYIVFRNLASRPYSLHANGVSYSKNMEGLNYEDNSPYWYKYDNAVQPNSTFTYIWTVNDKVGPLNDESHCRIWTYYSGVNPERDIHSGLIGPLLICRKGTLSKNPIDTQEFMLLFMTFDENKSWYYDQNREILKKTNQKAIMDPNFNNNIRFHAINGIIYSLKGLRMYANQLVNWHLINMGSPKDFHSIHFHGQTFFNKHKDPHRQGVYPLLPGGFATLEMMPSKPGLWMLESEVGIPQQRGMQTLFLVLDNVCGHPLGLNSGAVKDSQITASDYRDYWLPNLARLHNTGKYNAWSTTKQDQWIQVDFQRPVVISKIATQGAKQFFTSHFVLNYTIFYSTDRKRWSWYKGDSKTSRKTFEGNREAHEVKENIFFPPIISRYVRLYPSHSYNYPTVRMEFFGCELDGCSVPLGMQNGNIRDYQITASSVASNWYSSLWQPWLARLDKQGSINAWQAKSNDMQPWLQIELNDVKKITGIVTQGAKSMKTEMFVTTYVLEYSDDGKKWIKYSDNEDYEIKIFMGNSDNNSHVKNYIYPPIFSRFIRIYPKKWQNAATMRIELLGCNFE; this is translated from the exons ATGAAGTTTTCTCTTTGGCCAGTTGCTTTGTATGCTTTGGCCCTTCTGTCTTTTCTGAGTCAATGTGCAACAGCATTGGAGAGACACTACTACATTGCTGCAGTTAACATTAATTGGGATTATACAACAAATGGAACCCAAAG TGTTGGTCCCATCTATAGAAAGACAGTGTACAGGGAATATGACCCAGGTTTCAAAAAGGCTAAAACAACTCCATGGTCAG GGCTGCTGGGACCCACGCTCCATGGCCAAGTTGGTGACACCATCATTGTCACTTTTAGGAACATGGCGGATCATCCCTGTAGTATCCATTCACATGGTATTGCTTATGGAAAACAGTCTGAAG GAGCGTTATACTTTGACAACACTTCCCAGTTTGAGAAAGAGGATGATGTCATATTTCCTGGCAAAGAGCATACATACTACTGGGAGGTAACTCCAGAGGTGGCTCCACATGCTGCAGATCCCCCGTGTGTCACATACACATATTTCTCACACAATGATATTGTCAAGGACTACAACACAGGCCTGATTGGTACACTGTTAATTTGTAAGAAtg GCAGTCTTGATGAGTCTGGAAAGCAGGTCCATTTCCATCAGGAATTCACACTGTTGTTCGGGGTGTTTGATGAGAGCAACACCTGGTACAGCAAAAGGGATGCACCACTTCAGGAGAATGTGAAATACACAATCAATGGCTTCACAAATGGCACTGTCCCTG ATCTTAATGTGTGTGCACATTCCAAAGTAACCTGGCACTTGATCGGTATGAGTTCTGAGCCAGAGCTTTTTTCCGTGCACTTCAATGGCCAGGTTCTACAGCAGAGTGGGCACAAGGTGTCTTCAATCGGCATTATCAGTAGCACAGCTACTAGTGCAGAGATGGTGGCCATCTACCCTGGTCGCTGGCTTCTCTCTTCTCACATTAGCAAACACTTGGAAG CTGGGATGCATGGTTTCCTGAATGTTAATACATGTGAAGAGTTTATTGCACCAAAGCGAAAGCTCACCATCCAACAAAGGCGAGAGAGTCAAGAATGGATTTACTACATTGCAGCTGAGGAGATAATTTGGGATTATGCCCCAAATTTGCCAGATAATGTGGACAG GGATTTTCGGTCCACGTACTTAAAACAGGGCATAGGACGGATTggtaagaaatataaaaaagctGTGTTCACCCAGTATACAGATGAGTCATTTAAAGAAAGGgcagaacagaaacaaaggaAGAAAGAGTTGGGAATTCTTGGTCCTGTGATCAGAGCACAGATCAGAGACATAATAAag ATTGTGTTCAAAAACAAAGCATCACGTCCATACAGCATTTATCCTCATGGATTAACCATTGATAAAGCAGCAGAGGGAGCCAATTACCCGGAGGGAG GGTACCAGAGCCATGCAGTGCAACCAGGGGAGACTTACACATATGTGTGGCGAGTCATTGAGGAGGACGAACCATTAAACAGTGATTCAAGATGTCTGACCAGGATGTACCATAGTGCAGTGAACACTCCACGAGACATTGCTTCAGGCCTTGTTGGGCCACTTCTCATCTGCAAAAGCCAATCCCTCAGTACCAGGAATGTCCAG CTGAGAGCAGACAAGGAACAGCATGCTATGTTTGCAGTTTTTGATGAAAACAAGAGTTGGTACCTAAATGAAAACATCATCACATACTGTGGTGAaccaaaaaatgtaaaaccagATGACCTAGAGTTCTATAAATCAAATGTTATGCACA CAATCAATGGTTATGTTTATGAAAGTGGCCAGGTCCTGGGGTTTTGCAATGGTGAGATTGCAACTTGGCATGTGTCTAGTGTTGGGGAACAAGATGACATCCAAACAGCCACATTTTATGGACACACATTTGAGCTTAACAACAAAGAGGAGGACATCCTTAGTCTGTTCCCCATGACAGGAGAGACAATCTCCATGAACATGGCTAATATTG GAGTTTGGCTAATGGCATCACTGAATACACACGAGACTCAAAAAGGATTAAGAGTGAAGTTTCAGGATGTTGAATGCTTTAGGGATTACGTCGTGGAAAATTCTTACaattatgatgattatgatcCAGTACCAGAGGTACCAGAGACCTTCAGTGTGTGGAAACCCATAGATGAGACAGTATTGAAAAAGGAGAAATCAAAATCAAAGCCAAGCACAACTGCTGTTATTGATCCAGACTCTGATGATTATGCAGTTCTTCTTGGTATAAGGTCACAGAAATACACAAGTGAAAATGATATGGAAGAGTTAGACCTTTCTATCTTAGATACTACTGATGATACGCTACTTCACACTGATGTGACCCAAAACATAACCCATTTGGGGTTTGAATTTGATGACAACAACCTTACAACAAAAGCTGTTCAAAATGAAAGCACAATCGAGTCACCGATCAAATTATCTCTGGAGTCGGCACCTGCTAACTCCAGAATCAGTGGAACTAACCGTATCACCACTTTTCCCCATAACGTCTCACTTCTACAAAATATTGATGGTGAAATCACCTCAGAGAACAAACACAATACATCATTAGTAACAGAAGAGATAAGGCCTTTGCTATCAACCCAAACCTCAAAGACTCATAAAGAGAACGTAACAGAGGCACAGACCCTGGAATTCTTAATGATGAACTCTGTGGAGGTGGTAGATGACAATGACAGGTCAAGGGacaacatatttatttacagtgtaccTGCTCCTAACTCTCATATTAGCATTACAGACGTTGAAGATATGAAAGATTTTGTGCTACTGGATAATGTTGAACGAATAGAAACAAAAAGCCATAAGCATTTAGTTGAGTACAACATCTCACCTACAGAACttcctaacaaaagcattttggAACAGCTTGAGGATGCCCAAGAATTAAATCATACAAATAAGAACTCAGAATCATTATATGAAATAAGTCAAGAAGTGAATAACCCGAAAGTAGTCTCAGATTTTACACTGAAGGTCATTCAAGAATTGAATGGCACCCAAGTGGACTCTGAATTTTCAGTGGATGAAgctaaaaaattaaataacaccCAAGTGGACTCCGAATTTTCAGTGGATGAAgctaaaaaattaaataacaccCAAGTGATCTCTGAATTTTCAGTTGAGGAACAAAAGGAATTAAATAGCACCCAAGCGGACTATGAATTTTCAGTGGAGGAAGACAAAGAATTAAATAGCACCCGGGTGGACTATGAATTTTCAGTGGAGGGAGAAAAAGAATTAAATAGCACCCAACTGGACTACACATTTTCAGTGGAGGAAGATAAAGAATTAAATAGCACCCAAGTGGACTACACATTTTCAGTGGAGGAAGACAAAGAATTAAATAGCACCCAAGTGGACTCTGAATTTTCAGTCAgtgaaaataaagaattaaatagCACCCAAGTGGACTCCGAATTTTCAGTCAGTGAAGATAAAGAATTAAATAATACCCAAGTGGACTTCGAATTTTCAGTTGATGAAGATAAAGAAGTAAATAATACCCAAGTGGACTCTGAATTTTCAGTGCAGGAAAATATCAGACACATCACCCAGGAGGAGGTCAGAGAACTTACTAGCACCCAGGACTACCCATACTCAAACATTCAAAAATCCAACAACATGCTGTATGGTTCTGACACATTCCTTGGACGTGAAAGCATAGAGAGAACAAACTTTCCTCAGAATGATACATTCTCTGCCATAGTTCCTTTCACTGACTATGCACATAATGAGACAATGACTTCGAAAGTCAGTAACCTCTGGACATCATCAGAAGAGTTAAATTCAGAGAGCCTTAAGAATACTTCCTTTTCTAATGGCATTTTCAACCTTTCATCTGCAGAAAGTAACTCCTCCCACACTAATATCCTACTGCCAGACAGTAATTCAGAGCAGTTTACACCAGAAAAGAGTCTTAATGAAGTGGTTATTTACCTAAAGGACAGTAACAACACTATGGTCATTCTCACCACACCTTTGGATACACAAGCAAAGAACTGGAGTTATGACAGCAAACATGAGCTGGTGCCGGTGAAGTTCGCAGATTACATGAACAAATACATAACAGACAAGCAACCAAACAGTGCCaatgaagagaagaaaaaagttcATCTACAAAGGGTGACACCGATGAAAGGGTATGGcatgaagacaaaaaaaaaaaaggcatacaAACCACAACTTCGTAGTGACATCTCTCCACGAAGCTTCTCTCCACGGGGTTTTGCTCCTTCTCAGTTAACACCAAGGACTACCAAGCCCAACTTCAGTGAAGAAGACATACTGCCAAAAGCAATAGTCCTAGGAATTCCCAGGAATGACTTCAATGACTATGAAATATATGTTCCTCGTGATGATCTGGATTTTGATAATGAGAACACCCATgatgaaaaagaagaatatGAATATGTTGAATACAAAGACCCATATGGTAAACCACCTCAAACAGAAACTGATGTACTCGATGAAGTAACTAAATATTCCTTGCAAATGGCTGGCAGCAAGACTAGGGTCTACTTCATCACTGCTGAAGAAGTTAACTGGGATTATGCAGGCTATGGACAAAG GAGGGAAGATAAAGCCTCAGTGAAGGAGAGGCCCACGCTGTTCAAGAAAGTGCTCTTCAGATCATATTTGGACAGCTCCTTTACAACACCAGACTCTCGTGGAGAAGTCGAAGAGCATCTTGGCATCATGGGTCCAGTCATTAAGGCTGAAGTTGATGAAACCATATAT ATAGTGTTCAGGAATCTTGCCAGCCGTCCATACTCATTGCATGCAAATGGGGTGTCATATAGCAAAAATATGGAGGGGCTGAATTATGAAGATAACTCACCTTACTGGTACAAGTATGATAATGCAGTTCAGCCCAATTCAACTTTTACATATATTTGGACAGTAAATGACAAAGTGGGGCCATTAAATGATGAATCTCACTGTCGAATATGGACCTACTACTCTGGCGTAAATCCT GAGCGAGACATCCATTCTGGACTGATTGGGCCACTTCTGATTTGTAGGAAGGGCACCCTGTCTAAAAATCCAATAGACACACAAGAATTTATGTTACTTTTTATGACATTTGATGAGAACAAGAGCTGGTACTATGACCAAAACCGGGAGATTCTCAAGAAGACAAACCAAAAAGCAATAATGGACCCAAATTTCAATAACAATATCAGATTTCATG CTATCAATGGAATTATATACAGTCTTAAAGGACTTCGCATGTATGCTAATCAGCTAGTAAACTGGCATCTTATAAACATGGGCTCTCCAAAAGACTTCCACAGCATTCACTTTCATGGGCAAACCTTTTTTAACAAGCATAAAGACCCCCATCGTCAGGGAGTATATCCACTTTTACCAG GAGGTTTTGCAACTCTGGAGATGATGCCCTCAAAGCCAGGGCTCTGGATGTTGGAGTCTGAGGTCGGAATCCCCCAGCAAAGAGGGATGCAGACACTATTTTTAGTGTTAGACAATG TATGTGGCCACCCTCTTGGTCTGAATTCTGGAGCTGTTAAAGACAGTCAAATAACAGCATCAGATTATAGAG ATTACTGGCTTCCCAATTTGGCCAGACTGCACAATACAGGAAAGTACAATGCATGGAGTACAACAAAGCAAGACCAGTGGATTCAG GTAGACTTCCAGCGGCCAGTGGTGATCAGTAAAATAGCTACACAGGGAGCCAAACAATTCTTCACATCTCACTTTGTTCTGAACTACACAATCTTCTACAGCACAGACCGCAAAAGATGGAGTTGGTATAAGGGAGACAGCAAGACTTCAAGAAAG ACTTTTGAAGGCAACAGGGAAGCCCATGAAGTGAAGGAGAATATATTCTTCCCACCTATTATTAGTCGTTATGTGAGGCTTTACCCCTCTCATTCATATAATTATCCAACTGTTCGCATGGAATTCTTTGGATGTGAGTTAGATG GGTGTTCTGTACCCTTGGGAATGCAGAATGGAAATATAAGAGATTATCAGATCACCGCCAGTTCTGTTGCTTCCAACTGGTATTCTAGCTTGTGGCAGCCTTGGTTGGCCCGTCTTGATAAACAAGGATCCATCAATGCTTGGCAAGCCAAG AGTAACGACATGCAGCCATGGCTCCAGATAGAACTAAATGATGTCAAGAAGATCACTGGAATTGTTACCCAGG